The Mycoplasmopsis gallinacea genome includes a window with the following:
- a CDS encoding potassium transporter TrkG, whose product MKLRERWRLWKNRTKIGSFFNKCNFLWIKHVKNKKNLKFLFLVYIAIVVISSLLLWSPWTQNLSPSSGNTAISYIDAIFTTSSAFSDTGLVVKDTYKHWNIFGQAIIAILIFAGGVGIFALKIFIFNWIFRRKNIQF is encoded by the coding sequence ATGAAATTAAGAGAAAGATGACGTTTATGAAAAAACAGAACAAAAATTGGTTCTTTTTTCAATAAATGCAATTTTTTGTGGATCAAGCACGTCAAAAACAAGAAAAATCTTAAATTCCTTTTTCTTGTCTATATAGCAATTGTCGTCATTTCGAGTTTGCTTTTATGAAGTCCTTGAACACAAAATTTAAGCCCATCTTCTGGAAATACAGCAATTAGCTACATTGATGCTATTTTTACAACAAGTAGCGCCTTTAGTGATACTGGGCTTGTTGTTAAAGATACTTACAAGCATTGAAATATCTTTGGGCAAGCTATTATTGCAATTTTAATTTTTGCAGGTGGGGTAGGTATTTTTGCTCTAAAAATTTTCATTTTTAACTGAATTTTTAGGCGTAAAAATATTCAATTTTAG